One Plasmodium malariae genome assembly, chromosome: 3 genomic window, taatataatattcattataaaaatgaattatatatagatgaTTAATAATTCATGTAATCATAGATTATTAAAACCAAACTTAcactatataaatatgatacaTTAATTActtaatatgtacatttcaataaattttatgaaaattacataaatatctaatatatagaaaagttatagattatatatatatatatatatatatatatatatttttgaattaataaaatataattataaatatatatatagttttacattgtaattaaaaataaaattttgtaacaGAAACAATTGTTTTTTAggtataacttttttaatcAGAAATAACTTGGTTGTTTAAGGTTCTAGTATATACTAATTTCCAATAAGCCAAACTACATGgtataatagaaaatatattgtatcttttttctttcagtgaattttactttttgtcttatatttatttatatagtaaaatttatataataatgtgcatatataaactcatatgtatttgtaaTCTTTAActaatttaaagaaaattgttttttaagttttcctaaatataatttggaataatttaagaatctagcataaaatatattcatacatagTAATAGGTAGTTGCACACATTCAATTGCATAGTAAACATTTTAGTGACTTTAAAATGATTAAATTaacattctttttaaaaggaCAGCActttaaagaattatttaacttattttgtggaattattaacaaattatattcatcACATCTAGGATGAAAATTAGGTTAGTGAAAatccttatataatattattttatttgtttatatatttatgcattagTGATGAAATTAGataaaatacaattaatcaagttcattaaaatatgtatatatattaataataataaaaggaaaacagTACTAGTTATTATCGTACTTATTATGCGTTAATTAATATCTACTGCcacatattaataaaagttgtttttcaaaaaattaacagtGTTATAATGATCTGAtagtacataaataataaaattaaattatccTAATATTATTCGTATTTGACACTTATGTTGTATAATGATAcctaaacatatataaaaatgaatattatgaaagtgatcaatataaaattgtttaattcaaaaaatttatatataataaaaggatGATTATATctgaaaataaaatcattatGTGTAAAGTTggaataaatgtatacaagaacgtacaataaataatttattacattatattattttgcatacataaataagtGTACCAAAAAGTAATAGTGCTATAAGATTACGTAATAAATATCAACTGTGATAttgcattattattaaataataaaaaaattaagtaataaaatttttgtagaacatatttaatagatatttattatttatttcaaacAAATATGGGTTGAAAAacattattactatatattattattgtctTGATCattaatcaaaataaaaaaattaatataataatataatagtattaaaaattattaagccCTTATGTTATATGATATCTTATTGTAAATTTGTCAACGTTAAAGatcaatataaatatatataaaaacaaattcaCTTATAATAGACATATTAAACAtggaataaattaaatattgtagaaaaaaaagaaatggtTTACAAATGCCTCAATTTTGTGAGAATATAAAAGATTTAAGTGatgtttaatataatttaattatgaaaCCGTCAAATAATAAATCTTTTTAGGAATACTAAATATggttattttatattagacTATAGTTCGAtttatattaagaataaatctagaattataatattacattcgttcaaaaattttcatcACAAAAGTAAATagatttatgaaaaattttcttcacatatattattaaaataaaatattaaataaaaaataatttatatgtagaatttatttggaaatatatttaaataaattattcttaaaattattattacttaatttaatgaaagttaaccaaaattattatgaatttttttctttttaatcataaatattaattcatttatttgaataaaataaaataaaaaaaaattttattttttaaatttattgatatattatgtataacaataaaatgtatttccAGAATATAagctatatataatattattaatttatgatAAAGAAGCAAAGCTTTCATATGAATTACacttttgaaaatataaaatttcatatgttaaaattataatgaaaattccATATCCTACAATGTATTGTATTTCATCAAAAAATCCGTTCTATAttagttattaaaaaataaattagaatgGAATTCCTTTCTtagaaaattaattttttatatattttataattaaaaacatttaattataagaactaaattttataatatatacattgcATGTactaaaaatagtaataaaaacaaaagttGAAATTAATAAAGTCTTAATTAATTGTATTGTCTGTATCAACTACAAAATGtgctttttataattttgataTATCAAAGAAGtagaaatattcaaataataatttttttttttttttcaaaagcgttaataaaatattttttaggaAGTttgatattaaataattattttatatatttcgagtatttattaatgagcttaaattacattattttatttcaaattaaggttttattaataacattaatacaaaaattttatagttattttttaatattccttTTATGAAAGATATTAAGtttatatgcattttattaAGTTCTGTATgaagtattaataaaaaaaaatttttaattaatatagaaacctttattattatatataaactataatggtgttaacttttttttaatatatatattataatattactaattagcataatgaaaacaaaaaataagttactgttttctaatataatttttatgtttatgtggTTAAGTTGGGTGCGCTATATTAGCAGTGATAaggtattataatattatttaagaatattttgtattatattattactgttgtttgttcattaatatattagatatgaattaatttattttttctttaaattacaaatatttacatttttttattttatttataataagttTAATGTATCTTTGGACGAAAACTACAATCTTCTTAAAAAGCTAGCTAGAAGAACATGTAGattattatcaaaatataagcCCATTAAGGATTCAATTActgtattattaaaagaaaatatttcaaataatgaaaaatacaaagaaaaatatgtattaaacGATGTTGAATTAACAAGAGGAAGTTATATACATCCAAGTAAAAGTTCatcaaataatatagaatGCTATGAAAATTCTAGGAAAAGTAAATCTTTAGTATGCCAAAGAAAAGATCCACATTTtggaaaaagaatattagacaaaatatattattcaaataatgTTAAGTGTGCTATGAATTctgattttaattttttaaaaaattgtaaaaaaaacaaaatatactttttgtacgctttgtttttcttatttgttGTACGGCTAATACTAGATATTGCTTCAATAGATTTTAAGAACTGGAATATTAACTTAAAATTTCTACAAGAATGGGAGATACCAGCACAAATATTAAGCTATATATTgactttaatatttttattaatatttattttagtcTGCAgaaagattaaaaaatacgATAAAATGTTGCATGTAAAAAGTGAAATTAATAATAGCCAATATAATCATTTCCATAGAATAGGCTTATAAAAACATTGttaccaattttttttagttatatatatacatcaaaattataaatataatttcgtAACTTTTATAAGTTCACCTTTAGATATCTAGTCCTTTTTATAGGAAACGATAATAATAAACgtcttcaatttttttttttgaatttgaatgttttaataattttcaatttgtattttaaattattgtttcAGTTTGACAATAGATATCAtcataaaatgtataaatgcgtatttacatgtattctcttgaaaaaaatatatatttatgtgcgTTAAGAAGAATATTGATTggcataaaatatataattgtatgaATGTGtgataattcatattttatgtaaaattgtTTCTTTCTGTTTTTTACCTTGTTTCCCTACAAGATGactaacatttttatattattagttaGATGCATTATTAGTTTTAAATAATCAATATATGtatcttttttgtatttattaaggaaattttaatatattctggTGAAAAGatcttcatttattattttttttttttttttgctaa contains:
- the PmUG01_03036200 gene encoding Plasmodium exported protein, unknown function — protein: MKTKNKLLFSNIIFMFMWLSWVRYISSDKFNVSLDENYNLLKKLARRTCRLLSKYKPIKDSITVLLKENISNNEKYKEKYVLNDVELTRGSYIHPSKSSSNNIECYENSRKSKSLVCQRKDPHFGKRILDKIYYSNNVKCAMNSDFNFLKNCKKNKIYFLYALFFLFVVRLILDIASIDFKNWNINLKFLQEWEIPAQILSYILTLIFLLIFILVCRKIKKYDKMLHVKSEINNSQYNHFHRIGL